The Echinimonas agarilytica genomic sequence ATCTATATATTCAACGACAGGTGTAGGTACCTTGGTTGGTTATCTTTTCTTTGCCTTTTTGAGGCGGCAAATGCGTAGGTAAAATGCCGGTGAGCAGATTTACTTTTCGAATCAAGTAGTGTGGATCGGAACCCATTGTTTTATTCCAACGCATGCACTGATAATTGACAAATGGTCGGCGAAAACGGCTATACCTTTTTAAATACAATCGCCCTAGATATTTACGCCAGCGATAGCTTCGGTGGTTGTGGGTTAAGGTATCGGGTTTTGCGCGTGGCGGCGCAGACAGCTCGTTGCGATAAAGGTCAACTTTGTTGCCTCCAATGGTTAATCCTTCCACAATCGGCCAACGAGTTTGAGTAATGGGGAAAGGCGCAAACATATTCCACTTTTGCCATAACCCTAGAGCGTTGCGAACTTTGATCAAGGAGGAATCAATTTGTGGCACAGTACTGACGTAAGACAAGTTGATTTGAAGCACCATGACTGCAAGCGCAAGCACTACGAGTTGTGCCCCCCAATTGTGCTTGCCAGAGGAGTGTCGCCACGGCAGTGCACGTTGCGTGAACTTACCCAGTACCATGCGTCGGTTCCCGATGAAGTGGTAGCAGCGGTCGCCCGATTGATTCAAGGCTTGCAGGCCTTTCATTGGCCATTTCATCCAAAACAATAAAGGGCTTTGGCCGACAAGCCAGGTGAGGGCATCCCACTCAAGTCTGTAAGTATCGTCCGCCGACTTCACCACCCAGCTATCATGCTTGTCGAGCAATGGGGCAGCTGTACTATCGCCTTGGGCTGGGAGTACTTCAATTCGTGGTAAAAGCAGCATGGTCCGAAGAATATAAACGGTTTTTTTGCAGAACTCGCAGCCTTCATCGTAATACACCATAACGCCTGAACTGCGCTTAGCGACCCATTTGGAATCGACCATTGCCCAAACTGCAGAGGGGGTAAACAAGAGTAAAGAAGTGATACTGACGTAGGGAAAATGTCCCACGTTGAGAAGCAATAAAAAGCCAATGTGCATGCAAATCAACAGCACCAAAGCGGGGAGCCGAAACCATAGCAATAAAAATGGAGTGATTAGGAATAAAGGACCGTAAAGCTCGATGTAAAATACAAATTGCGTGAGCATTGGCAGTATGGGTTCAAGCACGTTGCCAATCCAGTGGCCCAGATATGTTGTGTAATGTTCGGCGTTCAGGGCGTAGTAAACTGCGGTGTAGTCTTCGGTCCAGGCTTTGCCTGTTTTAAGCAGAGCCCCAGCCCAATACACGTACATGGCCTGCATTAACATCGCGATAGTGGCGACGCTAAAGTGATTTTGCTGTGGATAAGGTTGGTTCTTTTCGAGCGCCGAATCAATCGCAAAGCGTGCGCCGAGCGGCAAGAACATGGCCCAGAACAGCAATACGCGCATTAAGTCATCGGCACCTGAAAGCAGTATTGGGTTTCGGATTTGCACCGACATTAATAGTACCCAGCTCACCGCTGTTGCAAGCCTTGTTTTATAGCCAACGAGCAAAGCAAGTGCGGCCAAAACGGCAAGAGCCAAAAGTACTCCGGCAAATAAAGTGGAGCCGTTTAGAAAATACAAAGACCAAGTGGCGTCACCGTAATAGCTAATAATATCAGAACGCTTAGTGATGCCGGTGTCCGTAAAAAATGCAATGAAGTCGCCGCTTCGTATCCACAAATCGGCCAGAATAATAATGGCAATCAGCACTCTAAAAAGTGCGAGAGTTCGATAATCAATGCTAAATGCGCGCACAAATCCCCCCAAAATTGGAATCTGTTGTAACGGTAATGAAGCGTGAGGTGAATGACTCACAAGCTCTCCTTGTACTTAGTCAGAATCGTTTAGCAATTTATTTTACGGGTAAACTTTGATCTATTTATGGCGCTGTATGCTAACGGCCATACGATTGGTTGCGCCCTATGATCATTGAGTTTGAGATAAATGCCCTAAAACCAGGGTAAATTAAGGCTGTATGCTCGATGCAAATCACATTTTCCATGACTGTTAAATTAATTCTTAATCACCCATCCAAAAAACAGCCTCGGCTTTATAAGGCTCCTCTAATGCGTTGAAGTCAGGTCAAAGGAGTTCTGACACTTGTGCATGTGGCCCGCTATATAAGGCAAACCGAAAATGTGGAAACAATGTGGATCTTCTTCAATTTCAATGTTGGGCACTCGCTTCACTGCGCATAAACAGACATGCTGGTCTTGCAAAACAAGAATAACAGAGGCCATTTATGAAGCTGAATCTCATACTGATCATCAGTTGTTTGGTGCTGACCGCATGTGGTGGTTCAGGCGGATCGTCATCCACTGAGATGGATCCAACACCAGTACCAGAGACGCCCGATGTATCTGAACTCGAAGATGAGGGGGGCGAAGAGCCCATTAATGAGCCCGATGAAACGTCTCCTGAAGATCTAGAACAATCAGCCCAGCCTAACATTATATTTATTCTGAGTGACGACCAAGGTATCGACGCGTCTGCTCAATACAGCTATAGCGTAGATGTGCCCAATACACCAATATTGAATGGGCTGGCCAATGATGGACTTGTGTTTGACAACGCATGGGTTACGCCGGCATGTTCAACTACTCGAGCAGCTTTGCTTACCGGTCAATACGGCATTCATAGCGGTGTTTCATCGGTGCCCGGCAATTTGGCCACGAGCTCTGAAACCGTGCAAACTTACCTAAAATCGCAGGACGCCACGGAACATTATCAAACGGGCTTTTTTGGCAAATGGCATTTGGGCAATAATGCAGGCGGGCCAACCTCATTTGGCATTGATTATTTTGCAGGAAACATGAGCAATATCGACGACTATTACAGTTGGGAGCTTACGTTGAATGATGAAGTGTCTATTTCTACTGAATATCACACCCGCGCGATTACAAACCAGGCAATAGATTGGATCGCTTCGCAAAATACATCTTCCTCTTGGTTCGCATGGGTCGCTTACTCGGCACCGCATTCGCCATTTCACTTACCGCCTGACGACCTTCATAGCCGAACGTTGTCTGGCAGCGCTAACGATATATCTTCGAATTCCAGAGACTATTATTTGGCGGCAATCGAAGCCATGGACTCTGAAATAGGGCGCTTGCTAGATTCATTACCCGAAGAGACACGCAATAACACGGTGATATTTTTTATTGGTGACAATGGCACTCCCGCTCAAATTTTAGACACCTCAGTACTGTTCCAAGGACAGAGTAAAAACAGTCTTTATGAAGGAGGCGTTCGAGCCCCATTTGTTGTGTCGGGCGCAGGAGTAACCCGCAAAGGAGAGCGCGAAGAACGGCTGGTGAATGCAACAGACATGTTCGCCACGATTGCACAAATTGCTGGGCTAGACTTGGATGCAATGCACGACAGCGAAAGCTTTGCGCACTTGCTTGAAGGCTCTGCTGTATCGGGCCGCGACTATAACTTTGTTCACTTTACCAACGATAGTATTGATGGGTACGCCATTCGCAATTTGGAATTTAAGCTCATCGAGTGGCACGATGGCTCGCAGGAACTTTATCAATTGTCGGAACAGAGCATTGAAACCGAAGATTTAATCGCAATTGGCGCTGTATTGAATACCGCACAATCCAATGCGTTTGAATTGCTCAATAATCGTTTAGATTCAATTTTAGGACGGGCAGATGATGCGGGGCCTGAAAGCCCTGTTGATATTACCAATGCCACATTGACCAGTCGCAGCGTTAGCTGTGCGGACTATGCCAATGATTATGTTTCTGACGTCGTTGACGTCAACGAAGCCCAATTGTTTCAAGGCGATCTCAGTATTGCTGTGGTAGGGAATAAGTGCGTGTTCGATACCAATGCAATTCCTAACCATGATTTTAACGATGGAGATGCCGGTTTCCCCAATCAGGTTTCGGCACAGTCGGATCAATTTCAAGTGACCACTGCGCCAAGTTTTGCAGCTGCGCCCACAGAATTATCGTTGCAAATCGACAACGCTTTGTTGCTCAATGGCGTAAAGGTCGACTTATTGGCTGCGGGGTGTTTCGGCATTGGCAATGGTAAAGTCGGTTGCAATGATATGTCGACTCCTTGGCGCTACGATCCCATGCACCCTGTCAATGGCTTCCGGGTGGATACCCACAATGCCCATGCGCAACCCGACGGCACCTACCATTATCACGGTACACCTAATGCGTTTTATCACCAAACTGATGTAGTTGAATCCCCGGTGATTGGTTTTGCTGCTGATGGTTTCCCAATCTTTGGCCCTTTCTATACTGATGGTGAGGGCGTGGTGCGAAAAGCCGTCCCAAGTTATCGCCTAAAATCAGGCAACCGCCCTATGGACGATGAATCACCAGGAGGTGGGTATGACGGCAGCTTCCTTGATGACTATGAATATGTGCAGGGGCTAGGCGACCTAGACGTGTGTAATGGCATGACGGTGAACGACCACTACGGGTACTACATTACGGACGACTACCCCTATGTACTCGCGTGCTTTCAAGGCACCCCAGACGCATCATTTTATAAATAAACCTTATTCTTTTACATGCAGTCCTTGACGATGTGTCAGCGGCTTTTTTGTTTCAAAGGTTTTAGAAGTAGGTGCCTGTGGCCTCCATCCATGATTGTTTGAATTGTTCTCCTTCCCTACCGTCAAATTCATTTGAGCACTTCTGTTGGCCTGATAATCGAATCAAGCCAATTGCTTACACGCCTGATTCGATTACGCTTGCTTTACGAACAGCAAGCGGCTTTCGGCATCGATATTGTTGATCCAACCATGCGGAGTGTTGGCTTCAAAGGTAATGAAGTCGCCTGCTGCATAGGCCACTGATTCAGTTCTTTGTTCATCTGCGGTTCCTGCCAGTAATGTACCAGAGCCGCTGACCACGTATGCTAGCCAAGCGTCCTCTGATGCGTGCAGTTCAAATGTGTCGGATTCTTTGTCGACTTTCAAAATGAACATAAACACGCCTGATGCTTCCACCCCTGCGCCAGACCAGCCCTCTGGAAAATCATTTGCATTAAACTCCGGAGCAGCTTGGCTTGCCAAATAGCTCTGCCCTTCTTTTTCTGACATGAGAATGTGTTGTGACATAAATTGTCCCTGTATGTGAGTTGTGATGATTGCTTCACGCATGGCGCATTGTTTTTTCATTGGAATGGTGAACGCGTCAGTAGTTCAATTTTAATTTGTTTGCTATGTAAAAATTTGTTGTGGCGCACACTACCATGGTATTGCTGCGACAAAAGGCAGGAGGCGCCTCTGCCCATTCACATTTTCAGCACTTTGACCAAATAGGTCTTTATTTGACTTGAATCGCCTATACCTGCGTCTGATTTTAAATCATACGCTTGAGTGTCTAGCCGTTCAAAAAGCGATTGCTTGAACGCGCAATTTTGACATTAACATGCAATCAAAAAGGGACACCTCAAATGTTAAAAAGAGTTTTCACTCACGTTTTGTTGGCAAGCTTCACTTTGGGAGCCAGTTGTACTGCATTGGCTTTTGGACCGGAGTTTTCAAGCGAAATGGTGGTGCCTAAACAAGGGGCGGCGGTACCCAAATCTTTCTCTTTAAACAAGGTGGACCGGGAACATCTTAAAAATCACGATAAAGCGGTTCAGATCTTTAGCGGAATGTTCCTTCGTGACCCTTATATCATGAAGGGGCCAGACGGCTATTTCTATTACACAGGTACGCGCCTCGATAGGGTATTGGGAGGGGCGAAATATGATTATAAAAATGAAGGCGTAGAAATTTGGCGCTCCAAAAATTTGGCTGATTGGGAGTTGCTCGGTGTGCCGGTGAAGTTGGGGATGTTGTCTAATATTGACGCGTTTGCGAAACATGCTGCCACGCGAAAACACAATCAGGGTAAAGCGTTGCTTTGGGCGCCCGAGTTACATTATCTGAACAATAAGTGGTACATCACGCATACAACCAACTCTCAACGAGCAGTACTTTGGGTTGCGGATAATGTGATGGGTCCTTATCAAGAACTCATGGGCACCGAGAAATTTGGGCATCGTCATGATCCCACATTATTCCAAGACGACGATGGCAAAAACTATATGTTGTATGCGGCCACTGACATCCTTCAACTCAATAGTGAACTTAGCGCTTTTCAAGGTCAAAAGAAGAAGGCTTGGCCGAGTGATCGTAAAATTGGCCATGAAGGTACCTTTGTGATCAAACATGAAGACAAGTACGTGTTATTTGGCACAGCGTGGAGCACCGATAAGCCACGCAAGGGCACGTACAATCTCTACTACGCCACTGCGGACAATATTTTAGGTCCGTATTCTGAGCGCAAGTGGGTGGGGCGTTTCTTGGGACATGGCACACCATTTAAAGATTCACAAGGTCGCTGGTGGATGACCGCGTTTAAGAATGGAACCTATGTGCCTTATGACGATTTAATGCTTCAAAACGATCAAGGTGATGATGCTTACACCGGCACTCAAAGTGGGGCGATGTTGGTGCCCATGGAGATTGATACGGATGAAACCGGAGAAGTTCGTTTTACGGTGAAAGATTATCGTTTTGCAACGCCAGGCCCCGAAGAGGTTCAACAGTTTTAATCTAACTTATTTGAAACAATTGTATGGTCTTTGCAAGTGCCGCCCCTATACATAGGGGCGGTGTGCCCTTAGGTATTAAAACCCACCTGACCAAGCGTCAAACTCATCAATAATATCGATCTCGGCCTGTGATTTAGGGGCGGGGTAGTAAGGCAGTCCTAGTCGTTTGTTCGACGGAAGAAGCACCCAGTCTGGCGTGATTTTTACGCGTGATATCTGCTGGCCTGCATTCATGCGTAAATACATGTAGTAACCGTCAGCGTGGGTATTGGCGTAGCTTGCGATCTGCGCCACGTCTCCAGAAGGTAACTTTACTTTGCGCCCCAACGGAAATAATTGGTGTAGTGCAAAGCTCGCATGCGCATCTTCCAAACAACCTTGTTTAAACCGATGCAAGCCTATGGCTGTGGACGTTGTGCGATGAGTCCAACCTACGAGCAATAGCCCACTTAATGAGTCTTTAAAGGGCTGACCAATTGGGAGACCTTCACTAGAGATAAACTGAACCACTAAAGCGTCGTCATCTTGTTCCAAAATATTCAGGAACTGCTCGCCGGTTTTATCCGCTAATAGTTTCATTGTGTTTACCGTTCATGATCTGAACCGTCATTTTATGATCCCTGCCATTTATTGCGTATGCCTTAGGTCAATCCACACACTAAAAGTGTTGTCGCGAGCAGTTTTGAGCGCTTCAGAAAAGATAAGTTCCCTTTCAAATTTTGTCTTTGGGGTGCTAACAGCGCGGCCAATAAACTTACTGGTCAAGACAACTTGATCTTCATCAAACTAATTGGTAAGCATCTTGGTTATTACCTTAAATATGACCGATATGATCACATTGGAATAACATCTTGGTTGAACATTTAATCGGTGCATGAAAGTATCTGGGCGTTTTTTAACCATAAAAACAGTTTGAAAAAGCGATCATACGATTCACAAAAAGTGGCTTAGAAGGATTTAGTTGTACTTAAAAAAAGCCACAAAACAAGGACTAAAGGAATGCACTTTAAATTATCAAAAGTTGCTCTGTCAGTTGTTTCTGCAACGACGATGGCAATAACCTTTGCAGCCCATGCTCAAGATGAAAATACCCCAGCCGATCCTCAGTCTGATGTTGAGGTGATTGAAGTAACAGGCATACAGCAGAGCTTGTCTGCTGCCGCAAGCTTTAAACGCAGTGATTCACGTATTGTTGATGTGATTGTGGCCGAAGACATTGGTAAGTTACCCGACAATAACATTGCCGAAACTTTGCAGCGTATCACCGGGGTTTCTATTAATCGTGATATGGGAGTCGGTTCAGACGTTTCAATTCGTGGCTTGCCGCAAAACCGAGTGGAACTCAATGGCCGTTCGACCTTGGGTGATGGACGAAATGGTGTTGATTTTCAGGATTTTCCGTCAGATTTTCTATCGGGAATTGAGGTGGTTAAATCACCCACGCCGAAGATGATTGAAGGTGCATTAGGAGGCACCATTAACCTTAAAACGCAGCGCCCTCTCGATCTAAAAGAAACGCTCGCATCGGTTTCTGTCAAAGGTGAATATACTGAAAATGCAGAAGATTGGGGTCCTA encodes the following:
- a CDS encoding HTTM domain-containing protein; translated protein: MSHSPHASLPLQQIPILGGFVRAFSIDYRTLALFRVLIAIIILADLWIRSGDFIAFFTDTGITKRSDIISYYGDATWSLYFLNGSTLFAGVLLALAVLAALALLVGYKTRLATAVSWVLLMSVQIRNPILLSGADDLMRVLLFWAMFLPLGARFAIDSALEKNQPYPQQNHFSVATIAMLMQAMYVYWAGALLKTGKAWTEDYTAVYYALNAEHYTTYLGHWIGNVLEPILPMLTQFVFYIELYGPLFLITPFLLLWFRLPALVLLICMHIGFLLLLNVGHFPYVSITSLLLFTPSAVWAMVDSKWVAKRSSGVMVYYDEGCEFCKKTVYILRTMLLLPRIEVLPAQGDSTAAPLLDKHDSWVVKSADDTYRLEWDALTWLVGQSPLLFWMKWPMKGLQALNQSGDRCYHFIGNRRMVLGKFTQRALPWRHSSGKHNWGAQLVVLALAVMVLQINLSYVSTVPQIDSSLIKVRNALGLWQKWNMFAPFPITQTRWPIVEGLTIGGNKVDLYRNELSAPPRAKPDTLTHNHRSYRWRKYLGRLYLKRYSRFRRPFVNYQCMRWNKTMGSDPHYLIRKVNLLTGILPTHLPPQKGKEKITNQGTYTCR
- a CDS encoding sulfatase-like hydrolase/transferase — its product is MKLNLILIISCLVLTACGGSGGSSSTEMDPTPVPETPDVSELEDEGGEEPINEPDETSPEDLEQSAQPNIIFILSDDQGIDASAQYSYSVDVPNTPILNGLANDGLVFDNAWVTPACSTTRAALLTGQYGIHSGVSSVPGNLATSSETVQTYLKSQDATEHYQTGFFGKWHLGNNAGGPTSFGIDYFAGNMSNIDDYYSWELTLNDEVSISTEYHTRAITNQAIDWIASQNTSSSWFAWVAYSAPHSPFHLPPDDLHSRTLSGSANDISSNSRDYYLAAIEAMDSEIGRLLDSLPEETRNNTVIFFIGDNGTPAQILDTSVLFQGQSKNSLYEGGVRAPFVVSGAGVTRKGEREERLVNATDMFATIAQIAGLDLDAMHDSESFAHLLEGSAVSGRDYNFVHFTNDSIDGYAIRNLEFKLIEWHDGSQELYQLSEQSIETEDLIAIGAVLNTAQSNAFELLNNRLDSILGRADDAGPESPVDITNATLTSRSVSCADYANDYVSDVVDVNEAQLFQGDLSIAVVGNKCVFDTNAIPNHDFNDGDAGFPNQVSAQSDQFQVTTAPSFAAAPTELSLQIDNALLLNGVKVDLLAAGCFGIGNGKVGCNDMSTPWRYDPMHPVNGFRVDTHNAHAQPDGTYHYHGTPNAFYHQTDVVESPVIGFAADGFPIFGPFYTDGEGVVRKAVPSYRLKSGNRPMDDESPGGGYDGSFLDDYEYVQGLGDLDVCNGMTVNDHYGYYITDDYPYVLACFQGTPDASFYK
- a CDS encoding cupin domain-containing protein; this encodes MSQHILMSEKEGQSYLASQAAPEFNANDFPEGWSGAGVEASGVFMFILKVDKESDTFELHASEDAWLAYVVSGSGTLLAGTADEQRTESVAYAAGDFITFEANTPHGWINNIDAESRLLFVKQA
- a CDS encoding family 43 glycosylhydrolase, giving the protein MLKRVFTHVLLASFTLGASCTALAFGPEFSSEMVVPKQGAAVPKSFSLNKVDREHLKNHDKAVQIFSGMFLRDPYIMKGPDGYFYYTGTRLDRVLGGAKYDYKNEGVEIWRSKNLADWELLGVPVKLGMLSNIDAFAKHAATRKHNQGKALLWAPELHYLNNKWYITHTTNSQRAVLWVADNVMGPYQELMGTEKFGHRHDPTLFQDDDGKNYMLYAATDILQLNSELSAFQGQKKKAWPSDRKIGHEGTFVIKHEDKYVLFGTAWSTDKPRKGTYNLYYATADNILGPYSERKWVGRFLGHGTPFKDSQGRWWMTAFKNGTYVPYDDLMLQNDQGDDAYTGTQSGAMLVPMEIDTDETGEVRFTVKDYRFATPGPEEVQQF